The following are from one region of the Rosettibacter firmus genome:
- a CDS encoding HDOD domain-containing protein → MFDQTTLDIKEKIRKQLSGIGNLPAIPHIVAEVTQLLDDEKTSASDLCKVISKDQALATKILAVANSPLYGLPRRVATIEFAIVIIGFEHIRNILLAISLLDALKVRKSPDWNHNEYWAHSLMVATAAKRIADDLKYPRSGEVFTVGLLHDLGLVILYKYLNYDFKKIVKLVKNEGISYYEAEKIVLGYNHGDIAEYLLEKWNFPPYIVEAIVKHHKPSLAEKNPVLASLIHLVDYMTNKLGYGNFSWDTGYELDENIIDILGFGSFEYLEEFISSYEDLFKWHFESLN, encoded by the coding sequence ATGTTTGATCAGACGACTTTAGATATTAAAGAAAAAATCAGGAAACAACTTTCGGGTATTGGTAATCTTCCAGCTATTCCACATATTGTTGCCGAAGTAACTCAATTACTCGATGACGAAAAAACCAGTGCTTCAGATTTGTGCAAAGTTATTTCAAAAGACCAGGCACTGGCAACAAAAATATTAGCAGTTGCAAATTCACCACTTTATGGTTTACCAAGAAGAGTGGCTACAATCGAATTTGCAATTGTAATAATAGGCTTTGAACACATACGTAATATCTTACTTGCTATTTCACTTTTAGATGCACTTAAAGTTAGAAAATCTCCAGATTGGAATCATAATGAATACTGGGCTCATTCATTAATGGTTGCAACTGCAGCTAAGAGAATTGCTGATGACCTTAAATATCCAAGATCTGGTGAAGTTTTTACGGTTGGATTATTACATGATCTTGGTCTGGTAATTTTATATAAATACTTAAACTATGATTTTAAAAAAATAGTTAAACTTGTTAAGAACGAAGGCATATCATATTACGAAGCAGAAAAAATTGTACTTGGATATAATCATGGAGATATAGCAGAATATTTACTTGAAAAATGGAACTTTCCACCTTACATAGTTGAAGCTATTGTAAAACATCATAAACCATCTCTTGCTGAAAAAAATCCTGTACTTGCTTCACTAATTCATCTTGTTGATTATATGACCAATAAATTAGGTTATGGAAATTTTTCGTGGGATACAGGTTACGAGCTTGATGAAAATATCATTGATATTCTTGGATTTGGCAGTTTTGAATATCTTGAAGAATTTATTTCAAGTTATGAAGATTTATTTAAATGGCATTTTGAATCACTAAATTGA
- a CDS encoding sigma-70 family RNA polymerase sigma factor, with translation MNNQELWAKFKAKPTPELKKQIILNYINLVHYVIHKTNFNQNEIFDRRDFFQFGIEGLSEAIDRFDPDYGTKFETYAIQRIRGKIYDEIRKYTHRYEMACEDGNSSIGTTISLNNTFIEEEGMQMYEMISDESANPNEILENNEIKEKLIQLIKELNDRDRTLLSLYYYEELNYQEIAKVLNITVSRVSQLHSKIIKTLKQKLALYNV, from the coding sequence ATGAATAATCAAGAACTTTGGGCAAAATTTAAAGCCAAACCCACGCCTGAACTAAAAAAGCAGATCATACTTAATTACATTAATCTTGTGCATTATGTAATTCATAAAACAAATTTTAATCAGAATGAAATTTTTGATAGAAGAGATTTTTTTCAGTTCGGGATTGAAGGGCTAAGCGAAGCAATAGATAGATTTGATCCTGATTATGGAACAAAGTTCGAAACATATGCTATTCAGAGAATTCGTGGTAAAATTTATGATGAAATAAGAAAATATACACATAGATATGAAATGGCATGTGAAGATGGTAATTCATCTATAGGAACAACAATTTCACTTAACAACACTTTTATCGAAGAAGAAGGTATGCAAATGTATGAGATGATTTCCGATGAAAGTGCTAATCCCAATGAAATTCTGGAGAATAATGAAATCAAAGAAAAATTAATTCAACTAATTAAAGAATTGAATGATCGAGATAGAACATTATTAAGTCTTTACTATTATGAAGAACTAAACTATCAGGAAATTGCTAAAGTTTTGAATATAACTGTATCTCGTGTTTCTCAGCTTCATTCTAAAATAATTAAAACATTAAAACAAAAGCTGGCTTTGTATAATGTTTGA
- a CDS encoding AAA family ATPase, which produces MNEQISRLIELKRLERKSVKKSGTKIISVCSGKGGTGKTFFALNFGYKLSRLNKKVLLVDFDFNFSNLHLLINEISDNPISNLFLQKSSIDELIFKYSENLNFIFGDSGSTNFPKLNNDLLEYFFINLDYISHNYDYIILDSSAGADDNIIYQLSRSDINLIVASPEPTAVMDAYVLIKIITENLEQANNFIVINKADNKEEGERAFVNLSTAVNHFLKKEIFLLGVIDYDRAVYKSIVEQELFAEVYPNSVAALEIDEIVQRFFKIEHLANNNQSYLSHRL; this is translated from the coding sequence ATGAATGAGCAAATATCACGATTAATTGAACTTAAGCGACTCGAAAGAAAGAGTGTAAAAAAAAGCGGGACAAAAATTATATCCGTTTGTTCTGGGAAAGGGGGAACTGGTAAAACATTTTTTGCACTTAACTTCGGTTATAAACTTTCGAGGTTGAATAAGAAAGTTCTTTTAGTTGACTTTGATTTTAATTTTTCCAATCTGCATTTATTAATAAATGAAATATCCGATAACCCGATTTCAAATTTATTTTTACAAAAATCTTCTATAGACGAATTAATATTTAAATATTCTGAAAATCTTAATTTTATTTTTGGCGATTCTGGTTCAACAAATTTTCCGAAGTTAAACAACGATTTACTTGAATATTTCTTCATCAACCTGGATTATATCTCACATAATTATGATTACATAATTCTTGATAGCTCAGCTGGAGCTGATGATAACATAATCTATCAGCTCAGTCGTTCTGATATTAATTTAATAGTTGCATCACCTGAACCTACTGCAGTAATGGATGCATATGTTTTGATAAAAATTATTACAGAGAATCTTGAACAGGCAAATAATTTTATTGTAATAAACAAAGCAGACAATAAAGAAGAAGGGGAGAGAGCATTTGTAAATTTGAGTACTGCAGTAAATCATTTTTTGAAAAAAGAAATATTTCTCTTAGGAGTAATTGATTATGATAGAGCTGTATACAAATCGATAGTAGAACAGGAATTATTTGCAGAGGTATATCCAAATTCTGTAGCTGCACTTGAGATAGATGAAATTGTGCAGAGATTTTTTAAAATCGAACATTTGGCTAATAATAACCAATCTTATCTGTCACATCGTTTATAA
- the flhF gene encoding flagellar biosynthesis protein FlhF, whose translation MQIKKFIAPTLKEATEKMKNELGGEAIILGTRVIEGDRRFNNKKMYEITAGIDNDVKVASDIKEEYDLNQNKSLIESEIEKLTKKIFSHNNFEPDTKSQFKKSTSTNLKIDKELDDLYDLLIEREVQKNIANTLINQLKNYDGLLGEVNLESYLIAGMSSLIHTKEFKVKKNKTTKVALVGPTGVGKTTCIAKLAVISKIIHKLKVGLISIDTYRLGAIDQLRIFSEISDIEMAVAYEPGDMQKLIKKFKNKDLIFIDTVGRSQRNADNLNKIKEYLDEAEVDETILVLSSTSSYKTLYDVAQKFKVLNYSSVIFSKIDEAVTYGNLLNLSHNFNLPITFLTNGQVIPDDIISVNSEYLANLIYKGKLY comes from the coding sequence ATGCAGATTAAAAAATTTATTGCACCAACATTGAAAGAAGCAACTGAAAAAATGAAAAATGAACTCGGTGGCGAAGCAATTATTCTTGGTACAAGAGTAATTGAAGGCGATAGAAGATTCAATAATAAAAAAATGTATGAAATTACTGCTGGAATTGATAATGATGTAAAAGTTGCTTCAGATATCAAAGAAGAATATGATTTAAATCAGAATAAATCACTTATAGAATCTGAAATTGAAAAGTTAACGAAGAAAATTTTTTCTCATAATAATTTTGAACCAGATACTAAATCGCAGTTTAAAAAAAGTACTTCTACGAATTTAAAAATTGATAAGGAACTTGATGATTTATATGATTTACTTATTGAAAGGGAAGTTCAAAAGAACATTGCAAATACATTAATTAATCAACTTAAAAATTATGATGGATTACTTGGCGAAGTTAATCTTGAAAGCTATTTAATTGCTGGAATGTCTTCTTTAATTCATACAAAAGAATTTAAAGTAAAGAAAAATAAAACTACTAAAGTTGCTCTCGTAGGACCAACTGGCGTAGGAAAAACTACTTGTATTGCCAAGCTTGCAGTGATTTCAAAAATAATTCACAAACTCAAAGTTGGTCTGATATCAATTGATACATATCGTCTGGGGGCTATAGATCAATTAAGAATTTTTTCTGAAATAAGTGATATTGAAATGGCTGTTGCATATGAGCCTGGTGATATGCAAAAACTTATAAAAAAATTTAAGAACAAGGATTTGATTTTTATAGATACTGTAGGAAGAAGTCAAAGGAATGCAGATAATTTGAATAAAATAAAAGAATATCTTGATGAAGCAGAAGTTGACGAAACAATCCTTGTTTTAAGTTCAACCAGTTCTTATAAAACATTATACGATGTTGCACAGAAATTTAAAGTGCTTAACTATAGCTCTGTTATATTTTCAAAAATTGACGAAGCTGTTACTTATGGTAACCTATTAAATCTTTCACATAACTTTAATCTTCCTATAACATTTTTAACTAATGGTCAGGTAATACCTGATGATATTATATCTGTTAATTCAGAATATTTAGCAAACCTTATTTATAAAGGGAAGCTATATTAA
- the flhA gene encoding flagellar biosynthesis protein FlhA: MNFLGKNTDIVLAFGLILMLGLMLIPLPPAILDFLLAVNISTAVLVLIVALYISSPLDISVFPGLLLILTLYRLGLNISSTRLILIDGYAGKIIESFGSFVVGGNYVVGFIVFIILVVIQFVVIVKGSGRISEVAARFTLDAMPGKQMAIDADLNTGLITEAEARKRRDLIAREAEFYGAMDGASKFVKGDAIAGLVINGINIIGGFIIGVAQKGMSFQDALHTYTILTIGDGLVSQVPALLISTAAGLVVTRSASGTALDLQMKSQLLANPRVLGTVSGAVFLFALIPGMPTIPFLILSAVLGTSSFINRKNKIQPSSSTEQEQEVQTAEQPVEEKVEQYLQVDPIEIEIGYGLISLVDEKQGGNLFQKISSTRKIIALEFGVLIPPVRVRDNLQLSPNEYVIKIKGNVAANYEMYPDRYLAMNPGTTEEELSGIPTTDPAFGLKSYWITYEEKEKAEMLGYTVVDAISVLATHLQETLKKNFDKILSRQDVKQLLENIKKDYPAVVEDINPEILNLGMIQKVLQNLLREGIPIKDLVRILEALIDYSKTTKNIDVLTEYVRHTIGDTIANIYKDSNGIIHAVALGENLEGMITKSLQSQKDSIVTLGLSPEVLRQLNTKLQEQLGTFNKLGYPPVIITSAAIRPYFFRLINSSFPDYALLSYSELPSNVEIEFIGKLEVENAD, encoded by the coding sequence ATGAACTTCCTGGGTAAGAATACAGATATAGTTTTGGCTTTTGGTTTGATATTAATGCTTGGATTAATGTTAATTCCATTACCACCAGCTATACTGGATTTTCTTTTAGCTGTAAATATATCGACTGCTGTTCTTGTATTAATTGTTGCACTTTATATTTCATCACCACTTGATATTTCTGTATTCCCTGGTTTATTGTTGATATTAACTTTGTATCGATTGGGTTTGAATATCAGTTCAACAAGATTGATTTTAATTGATGGTTATGCAGGAAAAATTATTGAATCTTTTGGTTCATTTGTTGTTGGTGGTAATTATGTAGTTGGATTCATAGTATTCATAATCCTGGTTGTAATACAATTTGTTGTAATAGTAAAAGGTTCAGGTAGAATTTCAGAAGTTGCTGCACGATTTACTCTTGATGCAATGCCAGGTAAACAAATGGCAATTGATGCTGATTTAAATACTGGTTTGATAACAGAAGCAGAAGCAAGAAAAAGAAGAGATTTAATTGCACGTGAAGCTGAATTTTATGGTGCTATGGATGGTGCAAGTAAATTTGTTAAAGGTGATGCTATAGCTGGCTTAGTAATAAATGGTATAAATATTATTGGTGGTTTTATTATTGGCGTTGCTCAAAAAGGAATGAGTTTTCAGGATGCACTTCATACTTATACAATTTTAACAATTGGTGATGGACTTGTATCTCAAGTTCCAGCTTTATTAATTTCTACAGCAGCTGGACTCGTTGTTACACGAAGTGCATCGGGTACGGCATTAGATTTACAAATGAAATCTCAATTACTTGCCAATCCTCGTGTTCTTGGAACAGTTTCTGGAGCTGTATTTTTATTTGCTCTGATTCCAGGTATGCCAACTATTCCTTTTCTAATTTTAAGTGCAGTACTTGGCACATCTTCTTTCATTAATAGAAAAAATAAAATTCAACCATCATCTTCAACCGAGCAAGAACAGGAAGTTCAGACAGCAGAACAACCAGTCGAAGAAAAAGTTGAGCAATATCTTCAGGTTGATCCAATTGAAATTGAAATTGGGTATGGTCTCATAAGTTTAGTTGATGAAAAGCAGGGTGGTAATTTATTTCAGAAAATTTCTTCTACAAGAAAAATAATTGCACTTGAATTTGGAGTTCTTATTCCACCAGTACGAGTGAGAGATAATTTACAACTTTCTCCAAATGAATATGTAATTAAAATCAAAGGGAATGTTGCAGCAAATTATGAAATGTATCCAGATAGATATCTTGCAATGAATCCAGGAACAACCGAAGAAGAATTATCTGGAATTCCAACAACAGATCCTGCATTTGGATTGAAAAGCTACTGGATTACTTATGAAGAAAAAGAAAAAGCTGAAATGCTTGGTTATACTGTAGTTGATGCTATTTCTGTTCTGGCAACTCATTTACAGGAAACTTTAAAGAAAAATTTTGATAAAATTTTATCTCGTCAGGATGTTAAACAATTACTTGAAAATATTAAAAAAGATTATCCTGCTGTGGTCGAAGATATCAATCCAGAAATACTTAATCTTGGAATGATTCAAAAGGTTTTACAAAACCTATTAAGGGAAGGAATTCCAATTAAAGATCTTGTTAGAATACTCGAAGCATTAATTGATTATTCTAAAACAACTAAGAATATTGATGTATTAACTGAATACGTTCGCCATACTATTGGTGATACAATTGCTAATATTTATAAAGATTCGAATGGAATTATCCACGCAGTAGCACTTGGCGAAAATCTTGAAGGAATGATAACAAAATCTTTACAATCTCAAAAAGATAGCATTGTTACTCTCGGTTTATCTCCCGAAGTTTTGAGACAATTAAATACAAAACTTCAGGAACAGTTAGGAACATTCAATAAACTGGGATATCCGCCAGTTATTATTACTTCTGCAGCTATAAGACCATATTTCTTCAGACTGATTAATTCAAGTTTTCCAGATTACGCATTGTTATCGTATAGTGAATTACCTTCAAATGTTGAAATAGAATTTATTGGTAAGCTCGAGGTGGAAAATGCAGATTAA
- the flhB gene encoding flagellar biosynthesis protein FlhB yields the protein MAEFEGQEKTEQPTGKKLSDARERGQVAKSMEINSLAVFGSGLILIYLTKNYIGDKFYYFARESFNSLNNIELTKAVVQTYAIKWVIFFFTLSLPVLIGVTVVALISNIAQVGFKFTPKALEIKFSRFNPVNGIKRLFFSAYSFVELSKSLVKLFVISLFTYFIISKLIEDTTKLVDLSIEDTVSFMLDSFFSLTWKIVLFFTIIAGVDFIWQKYKFKKDMMMTKEEVKEELKQTEGDPLIKSRIRKQMVLAARRRMMKEIPTADVVITNPTHVAVALKYEMEKDNAPKVVAKGLDELAQRIKKIAAENNVPLYEDVELARALYKSCEIGDEIPAKLFKAVAQILAYIYQMKKLRKQRSII from the coding sequence ATGGCAGAATTCGAAGGACAGGAAAAAACTGAGCAACCGACTGGTAAGAAATTATCAGATGCAAGAGAGCGTGGTCAGGTTGCTAAAAGTATGGAAATCAATTCACTGGCTGTATTTGGATCGGGATTAATTTTAATTTATTTAACAAAAAACTATATAGGCGATAAATTTTATTACTTTGCTCGAGAGTCATTTAATTCTCTTAATAATATTGAGTTAACAAAAGCAGTTGTTCAAACCTATGCAATTAAGTGGGTAATTTTCTTTTTTACTTTGTCTTTGCCAGTATTAATAGGCGTAACTGTAGTTGCTCTAATAAGTAACATTGCACAGGTAGGTTTTAAATTTACTCCTAAAGCTCTTGAAATAAAATTTAGCAGATTCAATCCAGTAAATGGTATTAAGAGATTATTTTTCTCAGCTTATTCATTTGTTGAATTATCAAAATCATTAGTTAAACTATTTGTAATTAGTCTTTTCACATATTTTATAATTTCAAAGTTAATTGAAGATACTACAAAGCTTGTAGATTTGAGCATCGAAGATACAGTAAGTTTTATGCTGGATTCGTTCTTCTCATTAACCTGGAAGATAGTTTTGTTTTTTACAATCATAGCTGGTGTCGATTTTATATGGCAGAAATATAAATTCAAAAAAGATATGATGATGACTAAAGAAGAAGTTAAAGAAGAATTAAAACAGACCGAAGGAGATCCATTAATTAAATCCAGAATTAGAAAACAGATGGTTCTGGCAGCAAGAAGGAGAATGATGAAAGAAATTCCAACTGCAGATGTTGTAATAACAAACCCAACACACGTTGCAGTTGCTCTTAAGTATGAAATGGAAAAAGATAATGCTCCTAAAGTAGTTGCCAAAGGTCTTGATGAATTAGCTCAGAGAATTAAGAAAATTGCTGCAGAAAATAATGTTCCTCTTTATGAAGATGTTGAATTAGCACGAGCTTTATATAAATCCTGTGAAATTGGAGATGAAATTCCAGCTAAATTATTCAAAGCTGTTGCTCAGATTTTGGCTTACATCTATCAAATGAAGAAATTAAGAAAACAAAGAAGCATAATTTAA
- the fliR gene encoding flagellar biosynthetic protein FliR, whose translation MTNILIADFIILLLVFMRIVGMIFSAPIFAHNSVPILAKIFLALIIAYITFLTINKTSINVDLNLVSLVVYSIRELITGLIIGYVINFIFWGVSYAGTYIGFDMGLMLAEVMNPMEEIQNNIIGEILYYTTILVFLLINGHHYVISGVVASFNVIPIGKYVINSAVYLLLIKYSFVVFIVAIKIASPIIVSFFLIHIAESIIARVIPQIQIIFVSQPLKSGIGILLLTTLIPFYIYAIRNLLERYETNLLQLIRAMGS comes from the coding sequence ATGACAAATATATTAATAGCTGATTTTATAATTCTGTTATTAGTTTTTATGAGAATTGTAGGAATGATTTTCTCAGCACCAATATTTGCACATAATTCAGTACCTATTTTAGCAAAAATATTTCTTGCTCTCATTATTGCTTATATCACTTTTTTAACAATTAATAAAACCAGTATTAATGTTGATTTGAATCTTGTAAGTCTGGTTGTTTATTCCATAAGGGAATTAATTACGGGACTTATAATTGGTTATGTTATAAATTTTATTTTCTGGGGCGTTTCTTATGCAGGAACTTACATTGGTTTTGATATGGGATTAATGCTGGCAGAAGTTATGAATCCAATGGAAGAAATTCAAAATAATATCATTGGCGAAATTTTATATTACACTACAATTCTTGTTTTCTTATTGATTAATGGACATCATTATGTTATAAGTGGTGTTGTTGCTTCTTTTAATGTAATTCCAATCGGAAAATATGTAATCAATTCAGCAGTATATCTGCTTTTAATTAAATATTCGTTTGTTGTTTTTATTGTTGCAATTAAAATTGCTTCGCCAATTATAGTTTCGTTTTTCTTAATTCATATTGCAGAAAGTATTATTGCCAGAGTGATACCACAAATACAAATTATTTTTGTTTCTCAACCATTAAAAAGTGGAATTGGAATTCTTTTGTTAACAACACTGATTCCATTTTATATCTATGCAATTAGAAATTTACTCGAAAGATACGAAACAAATTTATTACAGTTGATTAGAGCAATGGGTTCATAA
- the fliQ gene encoding flagellar biosynthesis protein FliQ: protein MTEEVIIEVLKDAFFTAFIVLLPILGVSLLVGIFISIFQAATSIQEMTLTFVPKLVATVVVIIFLLPWIVDKLTSLTNKMFTMFLTVIK, encoded by the coding sequence ATGACAGAAGAAGTAATTATAGAAGTTCTTAAAGATGCATTCTTTACTGCTTTTATTGTATTGCTTCCAATTCTTGGTGTATCATTACTTGTAGGAATATTTATTTCAATATTTCAGGCTGCAACTTCAATCCAGGAGATGACTCTTACTTTTGTTCCTAAATTAGTAGCAACAGTTGTTGTTATAATTTTTCTATTACCCTGGATAGTTGATAAATTGACATCACTTACAAATAAAATGTTTACAATGTTTCTAACAGTGATAAAATGA